The Halobacillus ihumii genomic sequence CAGAATTTCCACTACATCTGCAGCAAATTGCTCCACCGTCAACGTGCCGACAACTCCTGTGTATCCGTGTCCAGGCATGTCGATGCAAATAGACCGAATGGAACCTGGTAACAATTCCCTTACTTTAGCAAATGTGCGGCTGCTGCCTGTAAACCCATGGAGCATCAAGACAGGCAAACCCTCGCCTTCGTCGTCTATCCAGTAAGTGCGATGGGTCAGTTTAATATACATAATCTAGACCTCATCCAGTGAATCCAGGGCCTCTGCGATCCCCTGCCATTTTTCTTTGTGAAAATCCACATGATCTTCCCTGTTCGTAATCACTTCTACAACACTCAAACCGTTTTCCTGATAACTTTCCTCTAATGAACGTGTATAGGCTTCCCAATTATCAACACGTCTATGTGTTCCGCCAAACATTTCTACAACTTTTCTAAAATCTATCCCGATTGGTGTTCCAAACAACTCTTCAAAGTAAGCAGGCTGTGTCGCTTGTGAAAGGTAAGAAAAGATTCCGCCCCCATCATTATTGATAACAACAATTGTAATGGGCAAATGATGCTGCTTCGCAAGCAGCAAGCCATTCATATCATGAAAAAATGATAAGTCGCCTAACAACAGTGTGGTCGGCTGCCCAGCTGCCGCTGCTCCGAGAGCCGTTGAAACTACACCATCAATCCCATTTGCTCCTCGATTAGCCATCACTGTAATATGCTTTGGCGTAGCCATTAAGAAGCTGTCGACATCTCGAATCGGCATACTATTTCCAACGAATAAAACAGAACGATCTAACATCGAATTCGACAAACGAACCACCGCATGTCCTTCATTTAATTCGGAACCTTGTTCAGCAAGCATATGGCTTTTAGCGAGCGTATTCATCTTCTGCCAATGCTGTAACCACTCACTTTCAATGTGATCTGCTTCCAATTTAGAATGGATCATTTGGCAAAAACTACCTGGATCAGACCAAACAAATTGTGTAGCTACACCTGAAGGCTCCCGATAGCTTGCATATGTGTCTACCACATAATGGTCGATGGCCGAATCATGCTTTTGTATCCACTGTAAGTATGGTTTGGACACCGGCATCGCTCCGAACCGAATGATGTATTCCGGTTCGAGTGACTCTCTTCTTTTATCTGATTTTAAAATGGCATCATAGTTTTCAATAATATTGCGTTTATCATGCTCGCCCGCTCTTAGTTGGGATAATGGATCTGCTAAAATCGGCACCCCTGAGCGTGCGGCCAAAATGGTAAGATGTGATGCTAATTCTGGATCCGTTTGCGGTCCGCATACGATCAAACCCTTTTTATCGCCGGCTAGTAATTCCACAAAATGGACTGTCTGTTTTTCAGAAGTTTGCGGCAAACCATATATATTCTTTGGAATTGGTTTTGCCCCTT encodes the following:
- the menD gene encoding 2-succinyl-5-enolpyruvyl-6-hydroxy-3-cyclohexene-1-carboxylic-acid synthase, whose product is MNYTETLSRYMTHFVAQLAHSGIEDVVISPGSRSTPLAMTFSEYDRVKHWVHVDERSAAFFALGLAKAKQQAVALVCTSGTAAANYYPAIVEAYYSRVPLVVLTADRPHELRDVGAPQSIDQIDMYGHYVKWFHDLALPEDGLLSYVRKQAARAVEESESNNPGPVHVNLPLREPLVPDFNVNGLWNEGAKPIPKNIYGLPQTSEKQTVHFVELLAGDKKGLIVCGPQTDPELASHLTILAARSGVPILADPLSQLRAGEHDKRNIIENYDAILKSDKRRESLEPEYIIRFGAMPVSKPYLQWIQKHDSAIDHYVVDTYASYREPSGVATQFVWSDPGSFCQMIHSKLEADHIESEWLQHWQKMNTLAKSHMLAEQGSELNEGHAVVRLSNSMLDRSVLFVGNSMPIRDVDSFLMATPKHITVMANRGANGIDGVVSTALGAAAAGQPTTLLLGDLSFFHDMNGLLLAKQHHLPITIVVINNDGGGIFSYLSQATQPAYFEELFGTPIGIDFRKVVEMFGGTHRRVDNWEAYTRSLEESYQENGLSVVEVITNREDHVDFHKEKWQGIAEALDSLDEV